A stretch of the Malus domestica chromosome 08, GDT2T_hap1 genome encodes the following:
- the LOC103449066 gene encoding transcription initiation factor TFIID subunit 10, with translation MNQNPTQNQNQQPSDGGKHDDDAALTDFLASLMDYAPTIPDELVEHYLAKSGFQCPDVRLIRLVAVATQKFVSEVATDALQQCKARQASVVKDKRDKQQKDKRLILTMEDLSRALREHGVNVKHQEYFADSPSTGMDPATREE, from the exons ATGAACCAGAACCCAACTCAAAACCAGAACCAGCAACCGAGCGACGGCGGAAAGCACGACGATGACGCCGCCCTCACCGACTTCCTCGCCTCCTTGATGGACTACGCCCCCACC ATACCCGACGAGCTCGTGGAGCATTACTTGGCCAAGAGCGGCTTCCAGTGCCCCGACGTTCGATT AATCAGGCTGGTAGCTGTCGCCACGCAAAAGTTTGTTTCTGAGGTTGCAACTGATGCTCTTCA GCAATGCAAAGCGAGACAGGCTTCTGTAGTCAAAGACAAAAGAGACAAACAACAAAAG GATAAGCGTTTAATATTGACGATGGAAGACCTGTCAAGGGCATTGCGTGAG CATGGCGTCAATGTGAAGCACCAAGAGTATTTTGCGGACAGCCCTTCAACTGGGATGGATCCTGCAACAAGGGAAGAGTAA
- the LOC103423110 gene encoding uncharacterized protein At1g32220, chloroplastic-like has product MRTVVSRLIHTRSSLPRLFVSDAPKNGRYLTTDSDKVDEPFKVEEAETVNTPPPPTEKLLVLGGNGFVGSHVCREALDRGLSVASLSRSGRSKLHDSWADSMTWHQGNLLSPESWKDALDGVTSVISCVGGFGSNSYMYKINGTANINAIRAAAEQGVKRFVYISAADFGLANYLLRGYYEGKRAAETELLTKFPYGGMILRPGFIYGTRSVGSVKLPLGVIGYPLEMLFQYTRPLSQLPLVGPLFTPPVNVTSVANVAVTAATDPVFPPGIVDVQGIQRYTQKK; this is encoded by the exons ATGAGGACGGTCGTCTCGCGGTTGATCCATACAAGATCATCACTTCCCAGGCTCTT TGTATCGGATGCACCGAAGAATGGTAGGTATCTGACAACAGACTCTGATAAGGTTGATGAACCCTTCAAAGTTGAGGAAGCAGAGACTGTAAACACTCCCCCTCCGCCAACTGAGAAG TTGCTTGTCTTGGGTGGAAATGGATTTGTTGGCTCACATGTTTGTAGAGAAGCATTGGACCGGGGCTTGTCTGTCGCCAGCCTTAGCAG gTCTGGTAGGTCAAAATTACATGATTCATGGGCCGACAGTATGACCTGGCATCAAG GAAACCTTCTATCGCCTGAGTCATGGAAGGATGCCCTTGATGGTGTCACGTCTGTG ATATCCTGTGTTGGTGGGTTTGGCTCCAATTCTTACATGTATAAGATTAATGGGACTGCTAACATCAATGCAATTAGAGCTGCCGCTGAACaag GTGTGAAAAGATTTGTTTATATCTCTGCTGCTGATTTTGGCTTGGCAAATTACTTATTGCGGGGATATTATGAGGGAAAG AGAGCTGCAGAGACAGAGCTACTAACCAAATTCCCTTATGGAG GAATGATTTTGAGGCCTGGATTTATTTATGGGACTCGAAGCGTTGGCAGCGTAAAGTTACCTCTCGGTGTAATTGGTTATCCACTTGAGATG CTATTTCAATATACAAGACCTCTGAGCCAGCTTCCGCTTGTTGGGCCTCTCTTTACTCCTCCAGTGAATGTCACCTCCGTGGCAAATGTTGCCGTTACAGCAGCTACTGATCCTGTCTTCCCTCCTGGGATCGTAGATGTCCAAGGGATCCAGCGTTATACCCAGAAGAAGTAG
- the LOC103449069 gene encoding protein GLUTAMINE DUMPER 5-like, whose translation MRTVIAFSTAIPATKSPLESSLPPTPTTMGQQQRSPWHSPVPYLFGGLAAMLCLIAFALLILACSYWKLSSRLEDREGGEGDLESGDDEKGDRSNKPVKVFEEKILVIMAGNENPTFLATPVSVCSKAASFGGGDEKVVDGQGMSKDGENEEISEKVKEETGSHDHEEPENIRNRDDESETQPRRLQEEVQHENQ comes from the coding sequence atgagaACTGTAATTGCCTTCTCTACTGCAATTCCGGCAACGAAATCCCCACTGGAATCATCACTGCCGCCAACTCCTACAACCATGGGGCAGCAGCAGCGCTCGCCGTGGCATTCTCCGGTGCCCTACCTCTTCGGAGGCCTGGCGGCGATGTTGTGTCTGATTGCTTTTGCTCTGTTGATCCTGGCATGCTCTTACTGGAAGCTTTCGAGTCGGCTGGAGGACAGAGAAGGCGGCGAGGGTGACTTGGAGAGCGGCGACGACGAGAAAGGCGACAGGTCGAATAAACCAGTGAAGGTGTTCGAGGAGAAGATTTTGGTTATCATGGCGGGGAATGAGAACCCCACTTTCTTAGCCACGCCGGTTTCGGTTTGCTCGAAAGCTGCTTCTTTCGGCGGCGGCGATGAGAAGGTGGTGGACGGTCAGGGCATGAGTAAAGACGGAGAGAACGAGGAGATTTCTGAAAAAGTGAAAGAGGAAACGGGGTCCCATGATCACGAAGAACCCGAAAATATTCGAAACCGAGACGATGAATCGGAGACTCAGCCGAGGAGATTACAAGAAGAAGTCCAACATGAAAACCAGTGA
- the LOC103449064 gene encoding protein BOLA4, chloroplastic/mitochondrial-like yields MAVKSMMVRPYVLLASCFLSRALPSLFSQPRQTQLVLLHHRAISNENRRNMRLEYGGVRRFSPRSSSVGNAGSIDSPLIESMKKKIKEELNAESVSVEDLSGDGRHVVIDVVSSLFEGQSAVNRQRMVYKAIWEELQNTVHAVDQMTTKTPDEVSGKK; encoded by the coding sequence ATGGCGGTGAAGTCAATGATGGTGCGTCCGTACGTGTTATTAGCCTCCTGCTTCCTTAGTCGAGCTCTACCATCCTTATTTTCTCAACCAAGGCAAACACAGTTGGTATTGCTGCACCATAGAGCAATCAGCAATGAAAACAGGAGGAATATGAGACTGGAATATGGTGGTGTGAGGAGATTCAGTCCTCGATCCTCGAGCGTGGGCAATGCTGGCTCCATCGACTCCCCCCTCATAGAGTCCATGAAGAAAAAGATCAAGGAGGAGCTAAATGCTGAATCCGTTAGCGTAGAAGATCTGAGTGGGGATGGCCGACATGTGGTCATTGATGTTGTCTCCTCGTTGTTCGAGGGACAGTCGGCTGTAAATAGGCAGAGGATGGTGTACAAAGCCATATGGGAGGAGCTTCAGAACACAGTTCATGCAGTCGATCAGATGACTACCAAAACCCCGGATGAAGTTTCTGGTAAGAAGTAA
- the LOC139187403 gene encoding zinc finger protein CONSTANS-LIKE 4-like, translating to MASKLCDSCQSATATLFCRADSAFLCVNCDSKIHAANKLASRHPRVWLCEVCEQAPAHVTCKADDAALCVTCDRDIHSANPLSSRHDRVPVTPFYDSVNSAADSVPVVKSVVNFLDDRYLSDVDGETEVSREEAEAASWLLPNPKAMENPDLNSGQYLFQEMDPYLDLDYGHVDPKLEEAQEQNSCGADGVVPVQSKNMQPLLVNDQSFELDFSAGSKPFVYGYHHARCLSQSVSSSSMDISVVPDGNAVTAAVETSQPAVQLSSVDRVARVLRYREKRKNRKFEKTIRYASRKAYAETRPRIKGRFAKRTEVEIEAERMCRYGVVPSF from the exons ATGGCATCGAAGCTCTGCGACTCTTGCCAATCGGCGACGGCGACTCTGTTCTGCCGCGCCGACTCCGCCTTCCTCTGCGTCAACTGCGACTCCAAGATCCACGCGGCCAACAAGCTCGCCTCCCGCCACCCCCGCGTCTGGCTCTGCGAGGTCTGCGAGCAAGCTCCAGCTCACGTCACCTGCAAGGCCGACGACGCCGCCCTCTGCGTCACCTGTGACCGCGACATCCACTCCGCCAACCCTCTCAGCAGTCGCCACGATCGAGTCCCTGTCACGCCGTTTTACGATTCCGTGAACTCGGCTGCAGACTCGGTCCCCGTCGTCAAATCTGTCGTCAACTTCCTCGACGACCGTTACTTGTCCGACGTGGACGGAGAGACCGAGGTGAGCAGGGAGGAGGCCGAGGCCGCCTCGTGGCTGCTCCCGAACCCCAAGGCGATGGAGAATCCAGATCTGAACTCGGGGCAGTACTTGTTCCAGGAAATGGATCCGTATCTGGATCTGGACTACGGGCATGTGGATCCGAAACTTGAAGAAGCTCAGGAGCAGAACAGCTGCGGCGCGGACGGCGTCGTTCCGGTGCAGAGCAAGAACATGCAGCCTCTGCTGGTTAACGACCAGAGCTTCGAACTCGACTTCTCCGCCGGCTCCAAGCCCTTCGTCTACGGCTACCACCACGCTCGGTGTCTGAGCCAGAGT GTATCATCGTCGTCCATGGACATCAGCGTCGTGCCGGATGGCAACGCGGTGACCGCTGCTGTGGAGACATCGCAACCGGCGGTCCAGCTCTCGTCCGTGGATCGCGTGGCGAGGGTGCTGAGGTACAGAGAGAAGCGGAAGAACCGAAAGTTCGAGAAGACGATACGGTACGCTTCGAGAAAAGCGTACGCGGAAACTCGGCCGCGAATCAAAGGCAGGTTCGCGAAGCGCACGGAGGTGGAGATCGAAGCCGAGCGGATGTGCCGCTACGGCGTCGTTCCGTCGTTTTAG
- the LOC103449062 gene encoding probable protein phosphatase 2C 59, protein MGYLNSVLSPSTQVHADDPPVSGGGLSQNGKFSYGYASSPGKRSSMEDFYETRIDGVEGEVVGLFGVFDGHGGARAAEYVKQNLFSNLISHPKFISDTKSAIADAYSHTDSEFLKSENNQNRDAGSTASTAILVGDRLLVANVGDSRAVICRGGNAIAASRDHKPDQTDERQRIEDAGGFVMWAGTWRVGGVLAVSRAFGDRLLKQYVVADPEIQEEKIDNSLEFLILASDGLWDVVTNEEAVAMIKPIQDPKQAAERLMQEAYQRGSADNITCVVVRFLANQGGSSRSNSG, encoded by the exons atgggttATCTCAATTCGGTTTTGTCACCTTCGACCCAGGTCCATGCTGATGATCCACCCGTTAGCGGTGGCGGCCTCAG TCAGAATGGAAAGTTCAGCTATGGATATGCAAGCTCTCCAGGGAAAAGATCTTCTATGGAAGACTTCTATGAGACAAGAATTGATGGTGTTGAGGGAGAAGTAGTTGGTCTTTTTGGAGTTTTCGATG GCCATGGAGGTGCACGTGCTGCTGAGTATGTCAAGCAAAATCTTTTCAGTAATTTGATCAGTCATCCAAAATTTATCTCTGACACCAAATCTGCTATAG CTGATGCTTACAGCCATACCGACTCTGAATTTCTGAAATCAGAAAATAATCAGAATAGAGATGCTGGTTCAACTGCTTCTACTGCAATCCTAGTTGGTGACCGTTTGCTTGTTGCAAATGTTGGGGATTCTAGAGCTGTGATATGCAGGGGTGGGAACG CTATAGCTGCTTCAAGAGATCACAAGCCAGACCAGACTGATGAGCGGCAACGGATTGAGGATGCAGGAGGATTTGTTATGTGGGCTG GAACTTGGAGAGTTGGAGGTGTTCTTGCTGTTTCTCGTGCATTTGGTGATAGGCTGTTGAAGCAGTATGTTGTTGCTGATCCAGAAATCCAG GAGGAAAAGATTGACAACTCTCTTGAGTTCCTTATCCTTGCAAGTGATGGACTGTGGGATGTTGTCACCAATGAG gAGGCCGTCGCAATGATCAAACCAATTCAGGACCCAAAGCAGGCAGCGGAGAGGCTAATGCAGGAAGCATATCAGAGGGGGAGTGCAGATAACATCACATGCGTTGTTGTGCGTTTCCTGGCTAACCAAGGGGGTTCCTCACGAAGCAATTCTGGCTAA